A segment of the Methanothermococcus thermolithotrophicus DSM 2095 genome:
TATCCCAGTTCCATAACCCACCTTCTTTTTTCAGCTGTACCTCTATTTTATATTTATACATTCTTATCTATTATATTCTTATCCTTAAGAATTTTTACAATTTTCTCGTGAATGAAATTAATATCTCCGCTATCAACCTTAACAACAATGAAATCGTCTTTAGGTTTAAATATAAAATTCGAGTTTGCAAGTTCTAAATATTTTTCTCTGATTTTTTTTAAGAATTCTCTTTTTTCAAATACTTCTTTGCTTCTATGTTCCATCCTTTTCATGGCTATTTCTAAGTCAACGTCCAATAAAATTACCACATCAGGTCTTTTTGCATGCTTGTTTATCTCTAAAATGTAACTTTCTTCAATTCCTTGGGTAGATTGATAGACTAAAGAAGAGTACACGTATCTATCGCAAATAACATGACCTTCTTTTAATTTCTCTTCGATTTTTTTAACATGTTCAATTCTATCTGCAGCAAATAGTAATGCCAGAGTCTCTTTTTCACATTTTTTACCGCTTAAGATTTTTCTTATGAGTTCCCCAATTTCTCCGTTTGTAGGTTCGCAGGTGTATGTGCCATTTAGTCTTTTAGCCAATAATTTCGCCTGTGTGGTCTTTCCACTGCCATCGATGCCTTCAAAAACGATAAATTTATTCACTTTTTCACCGAAATTATATTCTGTGCCTGATTTTGTTGAAATACAACAATCTTATTCTTAATATTTCTTCTTTGATACTCCATGTAGTGTAATTTTCCATTTCTTCTAATATTGGCAGTATTCTTTCCAAGATTTTACTATCTTTCTGGCCGTATTTTTTCAATGTTAAGAGTGCCTTTAAAACTACTGACTCGTCT
Coding sequences within it:
- the tmk gene encoding dTMP kinase: MNKFIVFEGIDGSGKTTQAKLLAKRLNGTYTCEPTNGEIGELIRKILSGKKCEKETLALLFAADRIEHVKKIEEKLKEGHVICDRYVYSSLVYQSTQGIEESYILEINKHAKRPDVVILLDVDLEIAMKRMEHRSKEVFEKREFLKKIREKYLELANSNFIFKPKDDFIVVKVDSGDINFIHEKIVKILKDKNIIDKNV